In Streptomyces puniciscabiei, a single genomic region encodes these proteins:
- a CDS encoding RecB family exonuclease, translating into MTAAAAPRDGTERVAVPPTSLSPSRAGDFMQCPLLYRFRVIDRLPEKPSAAATRGTLVHAVLERLFDAPAAERTAPRAKALVPGQWDRLRESRPELMELFADDPGGERLAGWLQEAERLVERWFTLEDPTRLEPAERELFVETELESGLRLRGIIDRVDVAPTGEVRIVDYKTGKAPRPEYSEGALFQMKFYALVVWRLKGVVPRRLQLVYLGSGDVRTYDPVPADLERVERKLHALWEAIRQATETGEWRPRPTKLCGWCDHQAHCPEFGGTPPPYPLPVRVRESGSVSQGRMGPD; encoded by the coding sequence GTGACCGCGGCCGCCGCGCCCCGGGACGGCACCGAGCGCGTCGCCGTGCCGCCCACCTCGCTGTCCCCGTCCCGGGCCGGCGATTTCATGCAGTGCCCGCTGCTGTACCGGTTCCGGGTGATCGACCGGCTGCCGGAGAAGCCGAGCGCGGCGGCGACCCGGGGCACCCTGGTGCACGCGGTGCTGGAGCGGCTGTTCGACGCGCCCGCGGCGGAGCGGACCGCGCCCCGGGCGAAGGCGCTGGTTCCGGGCCAGTGGGACCGGCTGCGGGAGAGCAGGCCGGAGCTCATGGAGCTGTTCGCGGACGACCCGGGCGGGGAGCGGCTGGCCGGTTGGCTTCAGGAGGCCGAGCGGCTGGTCGAGCGCTGGTTCACGCTGGAGGATCCGACGCGGTTGGAGCCGGCCGAGCGGGAGCTGTTCGTGGAGACCGAGCTGGAGTCGGGGCTGCGGCTGCGCGGGATCATCGACCGGGTGGACGTGGCGCCGACCGGTGAGGTGCGGATCGTCGACTACAAGACGGGCAAGGCGCCGCGGCCGGAGTACTCCGAGGGCGCCCTGTTCCAGATGAAGTTCTACGCCCTGGTGGTGTGGCGGCTGAAGGGGGTCGTGCCGCGGCGGCTCCAGCTGGTCTATCTCGGCAGCGGGGATGTGCGGACGTACGACCCGGTGCCGGCCGATCTGGAGCGGGTGGAGCGCAAGCTGCACGCGCTGTGGGAGGCCATCCGGCAGGCCACGGAGACCGGGGAGTGGCGGCCGCGGCCGACCAAGCTGTGCGGCTGGTGCGACCACCAGGCGCACTGCCCGGAGTTCGGCGGTACTCCCCCGCCGTATCCGTTGCCGGTGAGGGTGCGCGAGTCCGGGAGTGTGTCGCAGGGCAGAATGGGCCCGGACTAG
- a CDS encoding site-2 protease family protein encodes MDVSGGSGQPRSGNDKPAEHPAGPTAPTTDPTHTGPEPHPDTPTTNAGDTDDTGADTTTTPQGTDSTHGVPDTTPTDAGPAGTGATTGDTDRTDTPSGATTGPAQTPDTPGPPAPPEDTPAGTGTPPGTHPEHRSLAHSGIAKGEPPRPRPKEPGGGILMGRPFGVPVYVAPSWFLVAALITWVFGGQLDRVLPELGAARYLVSLFFAVAFYASVLVHELAHTVAAIRFKLPVRRIQLQFFGGVSEIEKEAETPGREFVLAFVGPLLSLVLAGLFYLAMKPVEPGTVPGVLLAGLMISNLIVAIFNLLPGLPLDGGRMLRAVVWAITGKPMSGTVAAAWVGRALAVAVLIGLPLLNQSGALGGSSEDTGGMDTVTDALLAAILAAIIWTGAGNSLRMARLREHLPELRARTLTRRAVPVGTDTPLSEALRRANAAGARALVVVDAHGNPLSLVRESAIVGVPEHRRPWVAVSGLAQELTDGMRVSAELAGEELLDVLRATPATEYLVVEETGEIYGVLSAADVERAFVKAMARPS; translated from the coding sequence GTGGACGTGAGCGGCGGGAGCGGGCAGCCGCGGTCCGGCAACGACAAGCCGGCCGAGCACCCCGCGGGTCCAACGGCCCCGACGACCGACCCCACCCACACCGGCCCGGAGCCCCATCCCGACACGCCCACCACGAACGCCGGGGACACCGACGACACCGGCGCGGACACCACCACGACACCCCAGGGCACAGACAGCACCCACGGAGTCCCGGACACCACCCCGACCGACGCCGGGCCGGCCGGCACCGGCGCCACCACCGGGGACACCGACCGCACGGACACCCCCAGCGGCGCAACGACCGGCCCAGCCCAGACCCCCGACACCCCCGGCCCGCCCGCCCCACCCGAAGACACTCCGGCCGGCACCGGCACCCCGCCCGGCACCCACCCCGAGCACCGCTCCCTCGCCCACTCCGGGATCGCCAAGGGCGAGCCGCCCCGGCCGAGGCCCAAAGAGCCCGGCGGCGGCATCCTCATGGGCCGCCCCTTCGGCGTGCCGGTGTACGTCGCACCGAGCTGGTTCCTCGTCGCCGCGCTCATCACCTGGGTCTTCGGCGGCCAGCTCGACCGCGTGCTGCCCGAACTGGGCGCCGCCCGCTACCTGGTCTCCCTCTTCTTCGCCGTCGCCTTCTACGCCTCCGTACTGGTCCACGAGCTCGCCCACACCGTCGCCGCGATCCGCTTCAAGCTCCCGGTCCGCCGCATCCAGCTGCAGTTCTTCGGCGGCGTCTCCGAGATCGAGAAAGAGGCCGAGACCCCCGGCCGCGAGTTCGTCCTGGCCTTCGTCGGCCCCCTGCTCTCCCTCGTCCTGGCCGGCCTGTTCTACCTCGCCATGAAACCCGTCGAGCCCGGCACCGTACCCGGCGTCCTCCTGGCCGGCCTGATGATCTCCAACCTCATCGTGGCGATCTTCAACCTCCTCCCCGGTCTGCCCCTCGACGGCGGCCGCATGCTCCGCGCCGTCGTCTGGGCCATCACCGGCAAACCCATGAGCGGCACCGTCGCCGCCGCCTGGGTCGGCCGCGCCCTCGCCGTCGCCGTCCTGATCGGCCTGCCACTGCTCAACCAGTCCGGCGCCCTCGGCGGCAGCAGCGAGGACACCGGCGGCATGGACACCGTCACCGACGCCCTGCTCGCCGCCATCCTCGCCGCCATCATCTGGACCGGCGCCGGCAACAGCCTGCGCATGGCCCGCCTGCGCGAACACCTCCCCGAACTGCGCGCCCGCACCCTCACCCGGCGCGCCGTACCCGTCGGGACCGACACCCCGCTGTCCGAGGCACTGCGCCGCGCCAACGCCGCCGGCGCCCGCGCCCTGGTCGTCGTCGACGCCCACGGCAACCCCCTCTCCCTGGTCCGCGAGTCCGCCATCGTCGGCGTACCCGAGCACCGCCGCCCCTGGGTCGCCGTCAGCGGCCTCGCCCAGGAACTCACCGACGGCATGCGCGTCTCCGCCGAGCTCGCCGGAGAAGAACTCCTCGACGTCCTGCGGGCCACCCCCGCCACCGAATACCTGGTGGTCGAGGAGACCGGCGAGATCTACGGCGTCCTGTCCGCGGCAGACGTGGAGAGGGCCTTCGTCAAGGCCATGGCCCGGCCCAGCTAG
- a CDS encoding response regulator, with translation MAIRVLLVDDQPLLRTGFRMILEAEQDIAVVGEAGDGLQALDQVRALQPDVVLMDIRMPRMDGVEATRQITGPGRDGPAKVLVLTTFDLDEYVVEALRAGASGFLLKDAPANELVQAIRVVAAGEAMLAPSITRRLLDKYAGHLPSGEEPVPDTLNTLTDREVEVLKLVARGLSNAEIAADLFVSETTVKTHVGHVLTKLGLRDRVQAAVYAYESGLVRPGAQ, from the coding sequence GTGGCCATCCGTGTCCTACTGGTCGACGACCAGCCCCTGCTGCGTACGGGTTTCCGGATGATCCTGGAGGCCGAGCAGGACATCGCGGTCGTGGGCGAGGCCGGTGACGGCCTGCAGGCTCTCGATCAGGTGCGGGCCCTGCAGCCGGACGTGGTGCTGATGGACATCCGTATGCCGCGGATGGACGGGGTGGAGGCGACCCGGCAGATCACCGGTCCGGGCCGGGACGGTCCGGCGAAGGTGCTGGTGCTGACCACGTTCGATCTGGACGAGTACGTGGTGGAGGCGCTGCGGGCCGGGGCGAGCGGCTTCCTGCTGAAGGACGCGCCGGCGAACGAACTGGTGCAGGCGATCCGGGTGGTGGCGGCCGGTGAGGCGATGCTGGCGCCGAGCATCACGCGCCGGCTGCTGGACAAGTACGCCGGGCACCTGCCCTCGGGTGAGGAGCCGGTGCCGGACACGCTGAACACCCTCACCGACCGTGAGGTGGAGGTGCTCAAGCTGGTGGCGCGCGGTCTGTCGAACGCGGAGATCGCGGCTGATCTGTTCGTCAGCGAGACCACCGTGAAGACGCACGTGGGGCATGTGCTGACCAAGCTGGGTCTGCGGGACCGGGTGCAGGCGGCGGTGTACGCGTACGAGAGCGGTCTGGTGCGTCCCGGCGCGCAGTGA
- a CDS encoding tRNA (adenine-N1)-methyltransferase, which yields MSEPTGAARRRGPFKVGDQVQLTDPKGRHYTFTLEAGKNFHTHKGSFPHDELIGAPEGSVVRTTGNVAYLALRPLLPDYVLSMPRGAAVVYPKDAGQILAFADIFPGARVVEAGVGSGSLSSFLLRAIGDQGMLHSYERREDFAEIAKQNVERYFGGPHPAWQLTVGDLQDNLSDTDVDRVILDMLAPWECLEAVSKALVPGGILCCYVATTTQLARTVESIREIGCFNEPTAWETMIRNWHIEGLAVRPDHRMIGHTGFLLTARRLADGVEPPMRRRRPAKGAYGEDYAGPNADGGAGR from the coding sequence ATGTCCGAACCGACCGGTGCCGCCCGCAGGCGCGGGCCCTTCAAGGTCGGGGACCAGGTACAGCTGACCGACCCCAAGGGCCGCCACTACACGTTCACGCTCGAAGCCGGGAAGAACTTCCACACCCACAAGGGTTCCTTCCCGCACGACGAACTGATCGGCGCTCCCGAGGGCAGCGTTGTCCGCACCACCGGCAACGTCGCCTACCTCGCGCTGCGCCCCCTGCTCCCCGACTACGTCCTGTCCATGCCCCGCGGGGCAGCCGTCGTCTACCCCAAGGACGCGGGGCAGATCCTCGCCTTCGCCGACATCTTCCCCGGCGCACGCGTCGTCGAGGCCGGCGTCGGCTCCGGCTCGCTCAGCAGCTTCCTGCTGCGCGCCATCGGCGACCAGGGCATGCTGCACTCCTACGAGCGCCGCGAGGACTTCGCAGAGATCGCCAAGCAGAACGTGGAACGCTACTTCGGCGGGCCCCACCCCGCCTGGCAGCTCACCGTCGGCGACCTCCAGGACAACCTGTCCGACACCGACGTCGACCGCGTCATCCTCGACATGCTCGCCCCCTGGGAATGCCTCGAGGCCGTCTCCAAGGCACTCGTCCCCGGCGGCATCCTCTGCTGCTACGTCGCCACCACCACCCAGCTCGCCCGGACCGTGGAGTCCATCCGGGAGATCGGCTGCTTCAACGAGCCGACCGCCTGGGAGACCATGATCCGCAACTGGCACATCGAAGGCCTGGCCGTCCGCCCCGACCACCGCATGATCGGCCACACCGGCTTCCTGCTCACCGCCCGCCGCCTCGCCGACGGCGTCGAGCCCCCCATGCGCCGCCGCCGCCCCGCCAAGGGCGCCTACGGCGAGGACTACGCCGGACCCAACGCCGACGGCGGCGCCGGCCGCTGA